The Candidatus Goldiibacteriota bacterium genome includes a window with the following:
- a CDS encoding PilN domain-containing protein, which translates to MKTTNLITGSKTVKNITLSAAVFIACVLIFTLLFMIFDASFMKKSMPGVNKRLENTREKAKEARVKKAVIDPEFALNTQKRVNAINVMGLKKTISVTEMLYKVEKASPAGVSLKDFNCDRQTGAVSIKAVSSNPELIPAFLNALSKTGIFTGIEMEKQEQKKGTDGSRSTYFNITAAEVIK; encoded by the coding sequence ATGAAAACAACAAATTTAATAACAGGGTCTAAAACAGTAAAAAACATAACGTTATCCGCGGCTGTATTTATTGCCTGCGTTTTAATATTCACCCTTCTATTTATGATTTTTGATGCTTCTTTTATGAAAAAAAGCATGCCCGGGGTAAATAAAAGGCTGGAAAATACTCGGGAAAAAGCTAAAGAAGCGCGGGTTAAAAAGGCTGTAATTGATCCTGAATTTGCCTTGAATACCCAAAAAAGGGTAAATGCGATTAACGTGATGGGATTGAAAAAAACAATAAGCGTGACAGAGATGTTATATAAGGTGGAAAAAGCATCTCCTGCCGGCGTCAGCCTGAAGGATTTTAACTGCGACAGGCAGACGGGGGCGGTTTCAATAAAGGCGGTTTCTTCCAATCCTGAACTGATACCGGCGTTTTTAAATGCTTTAAGTAAAACGGGTATTTTTACCGGGATAGAGATGGAAAAACAGGAACAGAAAAAAGGCACGGACGGAAGCCGGTCAACATATTTTAATATCACCGCGGCAGAGGTAATTAAATAA